In a genomic window of Venatoribacter cucullus:
- a CDS encoding PhoH family protein, producing the protein MTDPILPADDHPTTATKPASPTQHSISFTLEPDDAGRLANLCGHFDSHIEQIADHFGLTVYNRGGQFTLEGKLKLAQRAAKLLQRLYAETANGTLITPDLIHLFLQEDGAEESSGRKKNQYDSHIIKTPQAVIKPRGPHQLEYLQRVREFDINFGVGPAGTGKTFLAVAAAVEALQRDEVKRILLVRPAVEAGEKLGFLPGDLAQKIDPYLRPLYDALYEMLGFEKVARYIERNMIEIAPLAYMRGRTLSHSFVILDESQNTTKEQMKMFLTRVGFGSKAVITGDVTQVDLPRGVYSGLKHGLEVLDGVPGIGITRFTNADVVRHPLVQRIVDAYDRFEEQDEQRKSAQRAARDAGDNA; encoded by the coding sequence TTGACCGATCCTATTCTGCCTGCCGACGACCATCCGACTACGGCGACCAAGCCCGCCAGCCCTACCCAACACAGCATCAGCTTTACGCTGGAACCGGATGATGCCGGCCGGCTGGCCAATCTGTGTGGCCACTTTGACAGCCATATAGAGCAGATTGCCGACCATTTTGGTTTAACGGTCTATAACCGTGGCGGCCAGTTCACCCTGGAAGGCAAGCTGAAGCTGGCCCAGCGGGCCGCCAAACTCCTGCAGCGTCTGTATGCAGAAACCGCCAACGGCACCCTGATTACCCCGGATCTGATTCATCTGTTTTTGCAGGAAGACGGCGCCGAAGAAAGCAGCGGCCGCAAAAAGAACCAGTACGACAGCCATATCATCAAAACCCCGCAGGCGGTTATTAAGCCGCGCGGTCCGCATCAGCTGGAATACCTGCAGCGCGTGCGCGAATTTGATATCAATTTTGGCGTTGGTCCGGCCGGTACCGGTAAGACCTTCCTGGCCGTCGCCGCAGCGGTAGAAGCCCTGCAGCGCGATGAAGTAAAACGCATTCTGCTGGTACGCCCGGCGGTGGAAGCCGGTGAAAAACTCGGCTTCCTGCCCGGCGATCTGGCGCAGAAGATTGACCCCTACCTGCGCCCGTTGTACGACGCCCTGTATGAGATGCTCGGTTTTGAGAAAGTGGCACGCTACATCGAACGCAATATGATCGAAATTGCCCCGCTGGCCTATATGCGCGGCCGCACCCTGAGCCATTCCTTTGTGATTCTGGATGAGTCACAGAACACCACCAAAGAACAGATGAAAATGTTCCTCACCCGGGTGGGGTTTGGCTCCAAAGCCGTAATTACCGGTGACGTTACCCAGGTGGATTTACCGCGCGGAGTCTATTCCGGCCTTAAGCATGGTCTGGAAGTACTGGACGGTGTGCCCGGCATCGGCATTACCCGCTTTACCAACGCCGATGTGGTCCGCCACCCGCTGGTGCAGCGCATTGTGGATGCCTACGACCGTTTTGAAGAACAGGACGAACAACGTAAAAGCGCACAACGCGCGGCCCGCGATGCCGGAGACAACGCATGA
- the ybeY gene encoding rRNA maturation RNase YbeY yields the protein MNLLLDVQIAEELDSWGAYLPTDDELQHWATAALQGRTDFAEPELTIRLVHNEESQELNRDYRGKDKPTNVLSFPFDAPPEVPIELLGDLIICVPVVQAEAEEQNKTPPAHWAHMVVHGCLHLLGYDHIKDDEAEIMENLERQIMAGLGFSDPYSDDEAS from the coding sequence ATGAACCTGCTGCTGGACGTGCAGATTGCCGAAGAGTTGGACAGCTGGGGCGCGTACCTGCCCACCGATGACGAACTGCAACACTGGGCAACGGCCGCATTGCAGGGGCGCACCGATTTTGCCGAGCCCGAGCTGACCATTCGCTTAGTGCATAACGAGGAAAGCCAGGAGCTGAACCGCGACTATCGCGGCAAGGATAAGCCCACCAATGTGCTGTCTTTTCCCTTTGATGCACCGCCGGAAGTGCCGATAGAGCTGCTCGGCGACCTGATTATCTGCGTCCCGGTGGTACAGGCTGAAGCTGAAGAACAGAACAAAACGCCACCGGCCCACTGGGCCCATATGGTGGTTCATGGCTGCTTGCATTTGCTGGGGTACGACCATATAAAGGACGACGAAGCAGAAATCATGGAAAACCTGGAGCGGCAGATTATGGCCGGGCTGGGGTTTTCTGACCCTTACTCCGATGATGAGGCATCATGA
- a CDS encoding HlyC/CorC family transporter: MSDDRSSQPRSWLERFTDLFSDDPQSRQDIKDIVREAAERSIVDSDTLTILEGALQVSEMQVRDIMVPRSQMVAIGINDPIQEFLPRIIESAHSRFPVLGEGQNEVLGVLLAKDLLPLILNGQRDSFVLQDILRPTTFVPESKRLNVLLREFRATRNHMAVVVDEFGGAAGLVTIEDVLEQIVGDIEDEHDEHDEDGNIKVMDDGAIMVKALTPVEDFNEHFHTHLPDDDFDTVGGIVIHHFGRVPECNESIRIDQWQFKVVNGTSRQINLLEVTRPEI; this comes from the coding sequence ATGAGCGACGACCGATCAAGCCAGCCACGAAGTTGGCTGGAAAGATTTACCGACCTGTTTTCCGACGACCCGCAAAGCCGTCAGGATATTAAAGACATTGTGCGTGAGGCTGCCGAGCGCAGCATTGTCGACAGCGACACCCTGACCATCCTTGAGGGTGCGTTACAGGTGTCGGAAATGCAGGTCCGCGACATCATGGTGCCGCGTTCGCAAATGGTTGCCATCGGCATTAACGACCCCATTCAGGAATTCCTGCCGCGGATTATCGAGTCGGCGCATTCGCGCTTCCCGGTACTGGGGGAAGGCCAGAATGAAGTACTGGGCGTGCTGCTGGCCAAAGATCTGTTACCCCTGATTCTGAATGGCCAGCGCGATTCGTTCGTGCTGCAGGATATTCTGCGCCCCACCACCTTCGTACCGGAAAGCAAACGCCTGAACGTACTGCTGCGTGAATTCCGTGCTACCCGCAACCATATGGCAGTGGTGGTGGATGAATTCGGCGGAGCCGCCGGCCTGGTAACCATTGAAGATGTACTGGAGCAGATTGTCGGCGATATCGAAGATGAACACGACGAGCACGACGAAGACGGCAATATCAAAGTGATGGATGACGGTGCCATTATGGTTAAGGCACTGACACCGGTGGAAGATTTTAATGAACACTTCCACACCCACTTGCCCGATGATGATTTTGATACCGTTGGTGGTATTGTAATTCATCATTTTGGCCGGGTACCGGAATGCAATGAAAGCATCCGTATCGATCAGTGGCAGTTCAAGGTGGTGAACGGTACCAGCCGGCAGATCAATCTGCTGGAAGTCACCCGCCCGGAAATCTGA